Proteins from a genomic interval of Chryseobacterium indologenes:
- a CDS encoding enoyl-CoA hydratase/isomerase family protein codes for MSYENILLKKEDKLSIITINRPESLNALNAKTIQEISTALDELSSDSSCRVIILTGSGEKSFVAGADIKEFSDFGQERAEELARNGQNTLFNKIENMPKPVIAAVNGFALGGGLELAMACHIRYASENARLGLPEVTLGLIPGYGGTQRLPKLVGKGIANEMIFSAKMITAQKAKEIGLVNEVYPIEELLTKTKELANIIAYNSPMAISKAINAVNLSDTDKGFETEIKYFGELFEMNDKKEGVTAFLEKRKPNF; via the coding sequence ATGAGTTACGAAAATATATTATTAAAAAAGGAAGATAAATTATCTATCATTACCATAAATAGACCTGAAAGTTTAAATGCATTAAATGCAAAAACAATTCAGGAGATCAGTACCGCTCTTGATGAGCTTTCTTCAGACAGTTCATGTAGAGTAATTATCCTTACAGGAAGCGGAGAAAAATCTTTTGTAGCAGGTGCTGATATCAAAGAATTCAGTGATTTCGGACAGGAAAGAGCTGAAGAATTGGCTAGAAACGGACAAAACACTTTGTTCAACAAAATAGAAAACATGCCCAAACCTGTCATTGCAGCCGTAAACGGTTTTGCACTGGGAGGAGGTTTAGAGCTTGCCATGGCATGCCACATCAGATATGCATCGGAAAACGCCAGATTGGGGCTTCCTGAAGTTACCCTGGGATTGATCCCCGGATATGGAGGAACTCAGAGGCTTCCGAAGCTTGTAGGAAAAGGTATTGCCAACGAAATGATCTTCTCAGCCAAAATGATCACTGCCCAAAAAGCAAAAGAGATCGGATTGGTCAATGAAGTATACCCTATTGAAGAATTATTAACCAAAACGAAAGAATTAGCGAACATTATTGCCTACAATTCACCAATGGCAATATCCAAGGCGATAAACGCCGTGAATCTATCGGACACGGATAAAGGTTTTGAAACTGAAATCAAATATTTCGGAGAACTTTTTGAAATGAACGATAAGAAAGAAGGAGTCACAGCTTTCCTAGAGAAAAGAAAGCCGAACTTCTAA
- a CDS encoding heme-binding domain-containing protein, translating into MKTAKKIFFWTLVAFALIQFVPIDRVNQPVDSKVNFVETKAAPEKVRALLKNACYDCHSNETVYPKYAYIAPISWSVKSHVNDGRQHLNFSVWNTYNKELKENMLDRSVEALKHKTMPLPGYIVYHKEANLSEAERTLLIQYFEEMLKSKTY; encoded by the coding sequence ATGAAGACGGCAAAAAAAATATTCTTCTGGACTTTGGTCGCTTTTGCGCTGATTCAGTTTGTACCCATCGACAGGGTGAATCAACCTGTGGATTCTAAAGTGAATTTTGTAGAAACAAAAGCTGCTCCGGAAAAAGTAAGAGCATTGCTCAAAAATGCATGTTATGACTGTCATTCGAATGAAACAGTATATCCTAAATATGCCTACATAGCGCCCATTTCCTGGTCTGTCAAAAGCCATGTGAACGATGGGCGCCAGCACCTTAATTTCTCTGTTTGGAATACTTATAACAAGGAGCTTAAAGAAAATATGCTGGATAGGTCTGTTGAGGCCCTTAAGCACAAAACAATGCCACTGCCCGGATATATTGTTTATCACAAAGAGGCCAATCTTTCGGAAGCTGAAAGAACTTTACTTATTCAGTATTTTGAAGAAATGCTGAAATCCAAAACCTATTAA
- a CDS encoding hydroxyacid dehydrogenase — protein MKVLLLDKNHPLITEQLLAKNFILEEDFTSSYEEVCDKIKNYDGIIIRSRIPLDKKFLENGKNLKFIARVGAGMENIDIPVAEELGIQLINSPEGNRDSVAEHVMGMLLVIMNRLFIASQEVKKGIWKREENRGDELLGKTVGLIGYGNMGKATAKRLSGFGCKVIFHDILPGLADEFATQVSLEELKQSAEILSLHIPLTQETNGLIDEEFIAEMKNDFYFVNTARGKNVTTKDLVKGLKSGKVKGACLDVLEYEKSSFENLETENEDLKYLLESEKAIVTPHIAGWTHQSKEKLAQFIVDKIVASYC, from the coding sequence ATGAAAGTACTTCTTTTAGATAAAAATCATCCCCTTATCACCGAGCAGCTTTTAGCAAAGAACTTTATTTTAGAAGAGGATTTTACTTCTTCGTACGAGGAGGTTTGTGATAAAATCAAAAATTATGACGGTATTATCATCAGAAGCCGTATTCCTTTGGATAAAAAATTTCTGGAAAACGGGAAAAATTTGAAATTTATTGCCAGAGTAGGTGCCGGGATGGAAAATATTGATATTCCTGTAGCCGAAGAATTGGGAATTCAGCTGATCAACTCTCCGGAAGGAAACAGGGATTCCGTAGCTGAACATGTTATGGGAATGCTGTTGGTGATCATGAACAGGCTGTTTATTGCCTCCCAGGAAGTAAAAAAAGGAATTTGGAAGCGGGAGGAAAACAGAGGGGACGAACTGCTTGGAAAAACGGTTGGCCTGATCGGATATGGAAATATGGGGAAAGCCACGGCCAAGAGACTTTCAGGATTCGGATGCAAAGTTATTTTTCACGATATTCTTCCGGGACTTGCCGACGAATTCGCAACACAGGTTAGTCTGGAAGAGCTCAAGCAGTCTGCAGAGATTTTGAGTTTACATATTCCTCTTACACAGGAAACAAATGGTCTTATTGATGAGGAATTTATTGCAGAAATGAAAAATGACTTTTATTTTGTCAATACGGCCAGAGGAAAGAACGTAACAACAAAAGATCTTGTGAAAGGCTTAAAGTCAGGAAAAGTAAAAGGAGCATGCTTAGATGTCCTGGAGTATGAAAAGTCATCCTTCGAAAATCTGGAAACAGAAAATGAAGATTTAAAATACCTTCTGGAATCAGAAAAAGCTATTGTGACTCCCCATATTGCAGGCTGGACACACCAGAGTAAAGAAAAGCTGGCGCAGTTTATTGTCGATAAGATAGTTGCTTCGTACTGTTAA
- a CDS encoding beta-lactamase family protein — MKTCNFVLLVTVFLSLFSCKNKSEAKEASVENTTNLPNYGNVDLNTVFTKADGLLSNKQFLVGYIDQYYKKVWEGSDLSGGVLVAKGDEILYENYRGFGRQGNQMPIDKNTPLHVASVSKTLTAMAMMKLVEAGKIKLSDPLTQYFPGFPYPNVTVQTLLDQRSGLPKYEYFITKIQPAPAELSKQFLTNQDILNMIIKYKPDLARDTDTGFMYCNTNFAMLALLIEKITKTPFPQAMQEMVFTPLKMKNTYIFQEKDIPTASQSFYYGGNKLYPLDRLDLIYGDKNVYTTPRDLYNFSKAMFSKDFLKPDLMQMVFTPYSNEKAGMNNYGLGFRMKIFENGEKLTYHNGWWHGTNSVFAHLLKSKVTIIAIGNKYSNKVYTALALSGLFEDFPLQKDKLQTVMNDSKDTLNSGHEVFGE; from the coding sequence ATGAAGACGTGTAACTTTGTACTCCTTGTAACTGTTTTTTTATCCTTATTTTCCTGTAAAAACAAATCCGAAGCTAAAGAAGCATCGGTTGAAAATACAACAAACTTACCCAACTACGGAAACGTTGATTTAAATACAGTCTTTACCAAGGCTGACGGTCTTCTTTCCAATAAACAATTTTTAGTGGGGTATATTGACCAGTATTATAAAAAAGTGTGGGAAGGGAGTGATTTGAGCGGAGGTGTGCTGGTAGCTAAAGGAGACGAGATTCTATATGAAAATTACAGAGGTTTCGGAAGACAGGGCAATCAGATGCCCATCGATAAAAATACACCTCTGCATGTTGCTTCTGTCTCTAAAACGTTGACAGCAATGGCAATGATGAAACTGGTAGAAGCAGGAAAAATAAAACTTTCTGATCCTCTTACTCAGTATTTTCCGGGATTTCCTTATCCTAACGTAACTGTTCAGACCTTATTAGACCAAAGAAGTGGTCTTCCGAAATACGAATATTTTATCACCAAGATACAGCCCGCCCCGGCAGAGCTTTCCAAGCAGTTTCTTACCAATCAGGATATTTTGAATATGATCATCAAATACAAACCTGATTTGGCAAGAGATACAGATACAGGATTTATGTACTGTAATACCAACTTTGCAATGTTGGCATTGCTGATAGAAAAAATAACGAAAACACCTTTTCCTCAGGCTATGCAGGAGATGGTCTTTACACCGTTGAAAATGAAGAATACCTATATCTTCCAGGAAAAGGATATTCCAACCGCTTCGCAGTCTTTTTATTACGGCGGTAACAAATTGTATCCTTTAGATCGATTGGATCTGATTTATGGTGATAAAAATGTGTACACAACACCAAGAGATTTGTACAATTTCTCAAAAGCAATGTTTTCAAAGGATTTCTTAAAGCCCGATCTTATGCAAATGGTATTCACACCGTACAGCAACGAAAAGGCAGGAATGAATAATTATGGACTTGGTTTCAGAATGAAAATATTTGAAAACGGTGAGAAACTTACTTATCACAACGGATGGTGGCATGGGACGAATTCCGTGTTTGCCCATCTTTTAAAATCTAAAGTAACCATTATCGCGATCGGAAATAAGTATTCAAACAAAGTATACACTGCGTTGGCACTATCCGGATTATTTGAAGATTTCCCTTTACAGAAAGATAAACTTCAGACCGTTATGAATGACAGCAAAGATACTTTGAACTCCGGACACGAAGTTTTTGGAGAATAA
- a CDS encoding dCMP deaminase family protein: MNKFDKAYLKMAQEWAKLSYCKRKQVGALIVKDRMIISDGYNGTPSGFENCCEDEEGKTHWYVLHAEANAILKLAASTQSAKGATLYLTLSPCKECSKLILQAGITRLVYINEYSDDDGISFLRGHNIEIEQISDCELKK, translated from the coding sequence ATGAATAAGTTTGACAAGGCTTATCTAAAAATGGCCCAGGAATGGGCAAAACTCTCCTACTGTAAGAGAAAACAGGTAGGGGCTCTTATCGTAAAAGATAGGATGATTATTTCAGATGGTTACAACGGAACTCCTTCGGGATTCGAAAACTGCTGTGAAGATGAAGAGGGAAAAACACACTGGTATGTATTGCATGCAGAAGCTAATGCTATTTTAAAGCTGGCTGCTTCTACTCAATCTGCAAAAGGAGCAACGTTATATCTGACGCTGTCACCTTGTAAAGAATGTAGCAAGCTGATCCTGCAGGCAGGTATTACAAGACTGGTGTATATCAATGAGTATTCGGATGACGATGGGATATCTTTCCTGAGAGGCCATAATATTGAAATAGAACAAATATCGGACTGTGAACTAAAAAAATAA
- a CDS encoding Ig-like domain-containing protein, with translation MRRFLLLLVICFLVHSCARVGSPVGGPKDTLAPRFLSSNIDTTRINVKRDIHELRLDFDEYVTLKDINKNLIISPPIKNIKRILPSNIANKFVLIQWADTLQANTTYNFNFGNSIVDNNESNILRYFNFAFSTGDKLDDLYVSGEVKDAMEIKKKTGTNENKLVVGLYQVKDTMNYKQKPYYITKVDEDGYYELNYLSPGKYRIIAFDDENGNSIYDPGKEKIGFKKEAIDIEKSISGLNLSVYPSRKPVKYSEMKEIAGGVLMTFEGHPDEVKVQSATDKLKDLKVTHRPKSDSVRIWFDAVKDNIGQETAEKLMFTHNLGPKKDSLYTVSLFYKYNKKNAMDINSDNGGGSLAPKSDFRILSNYIVDKIDPSKWVLKSDSLTTQEFTAKISETNPYLIEVKSDFVNGKKYQLTVPKETVSSFYAKNAQSKRFDFDVEKIDQFGSLEFALTNAPASSYWLQLLDSSEKVAYQKYIKGDKVKFDILKPGEYFVRILVDNNENKYWDNADFASETFAEDAYVFYKKAIVRGLWETREDWDLKDTRTLDNPKGTTPPPASENPVPPAATDEKETVKQEAKKELKSNSAILTPAK, from the coding sequence ATGAGAAGGTTTCTTTTATTATTAGTTATCTGTTTTCTTGTACATTCATGTGCAAGGGTGGGATCTCCTGTAGGTGGGCCTAAAGATACTTTAGCTCCCAGATTTTTAAGCTCAAATATTGATACGACAAGGATCAATGTAAAAAGAGATATCCACGAACTTCGTCTCGATTTTGATGAATATGTGACCTTGAAAGATATCAATAAAAACCTGATCATCTCCCCACCTATTAAAAACATTAAAAGAATACTTCCGTCGAATATCGCCAATAAATTTGTCCTGATCCAGTGGGCAGATACTTTGCAAGCGAATACTACTTATAATTTTAACTTCGGAAATTCTATTGTAGATAACAACGAATCTAATATTTTACGCTATTTCAACTTTGCTTTCTCCACCGGAGACAAATTGGATGATTTGTATGTGAGTGGTGAGGTGAAAGATGCGATGGAAATAAAGAAAAAAACCGGTACTAATGAGAATAAATTGGTTGTAGGATTATATCAGGTAAAAGATACCATGAACTACAAACAAAAACCTTATTATATCACGAAAGTTGATGAGGACGGATATTATGAGCTGAATTATCTTTCACCCGGAAAATATAGAATTATAGCTTTTGATGACGAAAACGGAAATTCCATTTACGATCCCGGAAAAGAAAAAATCGGATTTAAAAAAGAAGCTATAGATATCGAAAAATCGATATCCGGACTGAATTTAAGTGTTTACCCGTCCAGAAAGCCTGTAAAATATTCAGAAATGAAAGAAATTGCAGGAGGAGTTCTGATGACATTCGAAGGTCATCCCGATGAGGTAAAAGTACAGTCTGCTACGGATAAACTTAAAGACTTAAAAGTTACTCACCGTCCAAAGTCAGATTCTGTAAGAATCTGGTTTGATGCCGTGAAAGATAATATAGGGCAGGAAACTGCTGAAAAGCTAATGTTTACCCATAATCTTGGCCCGAAAAAAGATAGTCTGTACACCGTTTCTTTATTTTATAAATATAATAAGAAAAATGCGATGGATATCAACAGTGATAATGGCGGCGGTTCATTAGCCCCAAAATCTGACTTTAGAATTCTGTCTAACTATATTGTTGATAAAATTGATCCTTCGAAATGGGTACTGAAAAGTGATAGCTTAACCACTCAGGAATTTACAGCGAAGATTTCCGAAACCAATCCTTATCTGATAGAGGTTAAATCAGATTTTGTCAATGGAAAGAAATACCAGCTTACTGTTCCAAAGGAAACCGTGTCATCTTTTTATGCTAAGAACGCACAATCAAAACGTTTTGATTTCGATGTTGAGAAAATTGATCAGTTCGGAAGTCTTGAATTTGCACTTACCAATGCACCGGCTTCCAGCTATTGGCTTCAGCTGTTGGATTCTTCAGAAAAAGTTGCGTACCAGAAATATATAAAGGGAGATAAGGTAAAATTTGATATCCTTAAACCCGGCGAATATTTTGTAAGAATATTAGTTGACAATAATGAAAACAAATATTGGGACAATGCTGATTTTGCCAGTGAAACATTTGCTGAAGATGCATATGTTTTCTATAAAAAAGCCATTGTCAGAGGGTTATGGGAAACAAGGGAAGACTGGGATCTGAAAGACACAAGGACATTGGATAATCCGAAAGGAACGACGCCTCCGCCAGCATCTGAAAACCCTGTTCCGCCTGCGGCTACCGACGAGAAAGAAACCGTAAAACAAGAAGCAAAAAAAGAATTAAAATCCAATAGCGCGATTTTGACTCCAGCAAAATAA
- a CDS encoding acyl-CoA thioesterase translates to MAKIKKASESLTIMTNIVLPNETNSLRNLFGGELLAKMDRCASISAARHCERRVVTASVNHVSFNHPIPEGGVVVLESKVSRAFSTSMEVYVDVWSDDPINQKKIHTNSGIYTFVAVDEFNRPIPIPEMIPETEEEKERYAAAFRRKELSLILSGRMKPLESVELKKLFQEPTETQTSKKDKK, encoded by the coding sequence ATGGCAAAAATAAAAAAAGCGTCAGAATCTCTGACTATTATGACTAATATCGTTCTTCCGAACGAAACCAACTCTTTAAGAAATCTTTTTGGCGGTGAGCTCTTAGCAAAAATGGATCGATGTGCATCTATTTCTGCTGCAAGACACTGCGAAAGAAGAGTTGTAACTGCTTCTGTAAACCACGTTTCTTTCAATCATCCGATTCCCGAGGGTGGTGTAGTGGTTTTGGAATCAAAAGTTTCAAGAGCATTTTCAACGTCTATGGAAGTATATGTTGATGTATGGTCAGATGACCCGATTAATCAGAAAAAAATTCACACCAATTCAGGGATCTACACCTTCGTAGCGGTAGATGAATTCAATCGTCCTATCCCCATCCCTGAAATGATCCCGGAGACTGAAGAGGAAAAAGAAAGATATGCGGCAGCTTTCCGCAGAAAAGAGCTTTCTTTGATCCTTTCCGGAAGAATGAAACCATTGGAGTCTGTAGAACTTAAGAAATTATTCCAGGAACCGACAGAAACTCAAACTTCTAAAAAAGATAAAAAATAA
- a CDS encoding NUDIX domain-containing protein — protein MKLLKYCPSCGKESLHWDGEKKWSCPECGFTLYNNVAGAVAVVIRCGEEIYLTRRNRDPKKGKLDLAGGFVDPKESAEETCKRELFEELQLDIDISKLKYLTSLPNIYQYKEIDYNTIDLFYEYNVSEKFEVNLEIAEISEAVWVPLRELNLEDIAFDSQKKFFEIYIKK, from the coding sequence ATGAAATTATTGAAATATTGCCCAAGCTGTGGCAAAGAATCTCTGCATTGGGATGGAGAAAAGAAATGGAGCTGTCCCGAATGCGGTTTTACACTTTATAATAATGTAGCAGGTGCTGTGGCCGTGGTCATCAGATGTGGCGAAGAAATCTACCTTACCAGAAGGAATAGAGACCCAAAAAAAGGAAAACTGGATCTGGCCGGAGGATTTGTAGACCCTAAAGAAAGTGCCGAAGAAACGTGTAAAAGAGAGCTTTTTGAGGAGCTTCAGCTTGATATTGATATTTCAAAACTGAAATACCTTACCAGCCTTCCTAACATTTATCAATACAAAGAAATTGATTACAATACTATTGATCTCTTTTATGAATATAATGTTTCGGAAAAGTTTGAGGTAAACCTCGAAATTGCAGAGATTTCAGAAGCGGTATGGGTTCCTCTCAGGGAACTGAACCTTGAGGATATTGCTTTCGATTCTCAAAAGAAGTTTTTTGAGATCTACATTAAGAAATAA
- the xerD gene encoding site-specific tyrosine recombinase XerD, which yields MTWDEKIKDFEIFLRFERNFSDNTLDAYVRDIKKLKDYAEEDLANVGPDTIGYENLQEYIFNLSKQKFSERSQARWISSIKAFFKFLLEDEFREDNPAALLEGPKLGLYLPDTLSLPDINRIIAAIEVNTDLGKRNHCIIEVLYGCGLRVSELIDLKISNINFKEQYIKIHGKGNKTRFVPLADYTAEMLESYIKEVRSKGKINKKYEDTLFLNSRGTSMSRVIVFLIIKELTDKAGVNKKISPHTFRHSFATHLLQNGADLRYIQEMLGHSSITTTEIYTHLKTEELRDVILSYHPRNINVTQ from the coding sequence ATGACTTGGGATGAAAAGATCAAAGATTTTGAAATATTTCTTCGTTTCGAAAGAAATTTTTCAGACAATACTCTCGACGCTTATGTTCGGGATATTAAAAAACTAAAAGATTACGCAGAAGAAGATCTGGCAAACGTCGGCCCAGATACTATTGGTTATGAAAACCTGCAGGAGTACATTTTCAATCTTTCTAAACAGAAATTCAGTGAAAGATCTCAGGCAAGATGGATATCTTCCATAAAAGCCTTTTTCAAATTTCTGCTCGAAGATGAATTTCGTGAAGACAATCCGGCAGCGTTACTTGAAGGCCCGAAATTGGGATTGTATCTACCTGATACTTTAAGTCTACCTGATATCAACAGAATTATTGCTGCTATTGAAGTCAATACTGATCTTGGTAAGAGAAACCATTGCATCATTGAGGTATTGTATGGCTGCGGACTCCGTGTTTCTGAACTGATTGATTTGAAAATATCAAACATCAACTTTAAAGAACAGTATATTAAAATCCATGGAAAAGGAAACAAGACCCGTTTCGTTCCTTTGGCTGATTATACTGCAGAAATGCTTGAAAGTTATATCAAAGAGGTAAGATCAAAAGGTAAAATCAATAAAAAATACGAAGACACTTTATTTTTGAACAGCCGTGGAACTTCCATGTCAAGAGTGATCGTATTCCTTATTATCAAGGAACTTACAGATAAAGCAGGGGTCAACAAGAAGATATCTCCCCATACATTCAGGCATTCGTTTGCAACCCATTTATTGCAAAATGGAGCTGATTTGCGTTATATACAGGAAATGCTGGGACACTCCAGTATCACGACTACGGAAATCTACACCCACCTGAAGACTGAAGAATTGAGAGATGTTATTTTGAGTTATCACCCGAGAAATATTAACGTTACTCAATAA